In a single window of the Notamacropus eugenii isolate mMacEug1 chromosome 4, mMacEug1.pri_v2, whole genome shotgun sequence genome:
- the ISYNA1 gene encoding inositol-3-phosphate synthase 1 — protein sequence MEETFVVESPDVTYGPDFIQAHYMYQTTRVSRDGGNIKVHPISTHFTFRTERRVPRLGVMLVGWGGNNGSTVTAAVLANRFNFSWMTKTGKKEANYYGSLLQAATVSLGSDDCGQDIHVPFRALLPMVSPNDIVFDGWDISSLNLAEAMKRAQVLDWALQEQLWPYMEELQPRPSVYIPKFIAANQESRADNLIPGSRAQQLEQIRRDIREFRASSGVDKVIVLWTANTECFCDVVPGLNDTAENLLQAIERDLEVSPSTLFAVASILEGCAYLNGAPQNTFVPGAIELAMQRRVFIGGDDFKSGQTKIKSVLVDFLISAGLKTVSIVSYNHLGNNDGRNLSAPKQFHSKEVSKSNVVDDMVQSNPLLYGPGEEPDHCVVIKYVPYVGDSKRALDEYTSEIMLGGTNTIVLHNTCEDSLLASPIILDLVILTELCQRITFCTDSDPHFQNFHSVLSILSFLCKAPLVPPGTPVVNALFRQRSCIENILRACVGLAPQNHMLLEHKMERVSSEFRREGAAAPTCPVLRKKGVAASPPNGYVGGTNGHAHASAQHAPAS from the exons atggaagagacctttgtGGTGGAGAGCCCAGATGTCACCTACGGGCCTGACTTCATCCAGGCTCACTACATGTACCAGACAACTCGTGTCAGCCGGGATGGGGGCAATATTAAG GTGCACCCCATTTCTACCCACTTTACATTCCGTACTGAACGGAGAGTGCCCCGTTTGGGGGTCATGCTAGTGGGATGGGGGGGAAACAATGGTTCCACAGTGACAGCGGCTGTGTTGGCCAACCGGTTTAATTTCTCCTGGATGACCAAGACTGGTAAGAAG GAAGCCAATTATTATGGTTCCCTGCTGCAAGCTGCCACAGTAAGTCTGGGCAGTGATGACTGTGGCCAAGACATCCATGTTCCCTTCCGTGCCCTGCTGCCCATGGTCTCACCCAATGACATTGTCTTCGACG GCTGGGATATCTCTTCCCTGAACCTGGCAGAGGCCATGAAGCGGGCACAGGTGCTGGACTGGGCCTTGCAGGAACAACTGTGGCCCTACATGGAAGAGCTGCAACCCCGGCCCTCAGTCTACATCCCCAAATTCATTGCGGCAAATCAGGAGAGCCGAGCAGATAACCTCATTCCCGGCTCTCGGGCCCAGCAG CTGGAGCAGATTCGCAGGGACATCCGTGAGTTCCGGGCCAGCAGTGGGGTGGACAAGGTCATCGTCTTGTGGACAGCCAACACCGAGTGCTTCTGTGATGTGGTTCCTGGGCTCAATGACACGGCTGAAAACCTGCTCCAGGCCATTGAG CGGGACCTGGAGGTGTCCCCTTCTACCCTGTTTGCAGTAGCCAGCATCCTGGAAGGCTGTGCCTACCTCAACGGTGCTCCTCAGAACACCTTTGTGCCAGGTGCAATAGAGCTGGCCATGCAGAGACGGGTCTTCATTGGAGGAGATGACTTCAAGTCTGGCCAAACCAAGATCAAATCTGTGCTTGTTGACTTCCTCATTAGTGCTGGCCTGAAG ACCGTGTCCATTGTTAGCTACAACCACCTAGGTAACAATGATGGCCGGAATTTATCAGCCCCAAAGCAGTTCCATTCCAAGGAGGTCTCTAAAAGCAATGTGGTGGATGACATGGTGCAGAGCAACCCACTGCTGTATGGCCCTGGGGAGGAGCCCGACCACTGT GTTGTGATCAAATATGTCCCTTACGTGGGGGACAGCAAACGTGCCCTGGATGAATACACATCAGAGATCATGCTGGGGGGCACCAACACTATTGTTCTGCATAACACCTGCGAG GACTCCCTCCTGGCCAGCCCCATCATCCTGGATCTAGTGATCCTCACAGAACTGTGCCAGCGCATCACCTTCTGCACTGACAGCGACCCTCACTTCCAGAACTTCCACTCAGTGCTGTCCATTCTTAGTTTCCTCTGCAAAGCCCCTCTGGTCCCCCCGGGTACTCCTGTGGTCAATGCCCTCTTCCGGCAGAGAAGCTGCATTGAGAACATTCTCAG GGCGTGTGTGGGTTTGGCTCCCCAGAACCACATGTTGCTGGAGCACAAAATGGAGCGTGTAAGCAGTGAGTTTCGACGTGAGGGTGCTGCAGCCCCCACTTGCCCTGTGCTCAGGAAGAAGGGTGTGGCAGCTTCTCCCCCCAATGGTTATGTGGGTGGCACCAACGGGCATGCACATGCCAGTGCCCAGCATGCCCCTGCCTCCTAG